From Mytilus trossulus isolate FHL-02 unplaced genomic scaffold, PNRI_Mtr1.1.1.hap1 h1tg000103l__unscaffolded, whole genome shotgun sequence, one genomic window encodes:
- the LOC134699971 gene encoding uncharacterized protein LOC134699971, whose amino-acid sequence MGTFTDETSQKQIITDSTLPKDANNNGTYTKLKTPISTKNQHTETEQEDTKITVTDEIQRLETSVTHKISQMLDNQNSNFQTLKTEIEQVKLIIKCTKTADELDTLLQASKNEVIILNERLNNKKEEINHLHISNQQLKDTLKESIEDLNTALQSSRNETHVLMDKLDKKDEEIEKFSTSNRSLSDKLDNLFEHNLNLKSQLLTLLDPQQATQVKTQDKFTLQKADTSHLEEEYVPKVLLIGTSNTKGIKEDKVTNAVKIHKSIQYTIDEATTYITQYEEQPNLVILHILTNDLKKYEPTTCVDKLMHLVHLIGQKWTQSKCLISLATPRADDINHHTNGVIINALIKQKISNCHHVTVVEHTNMLSGGNTMMTLLSDDKYHLNDKGTSILANNLKHAIHSTLNITIQRNRSRSRSRNTNSRQVGRGRGRGRGLMGPAPHK is encoded by the coding sequence ATGGGGACTTTTACTGATGAAActtcacaaaaacaaataataaccgACTCAACACTGCCAAAAGATGCTAATAATAATGGCACGTACACGAAACTCAAAACTCCAATTTCAACTAAGAACCAACATACTGAAACTGAACAAGAAGACACTAAAATCACTGTTACTGATGAAATTCAACGTCTAGAAACCAGTGTTACACACAAGATATCACAAATGCTGGataatcaaaattcaaattttcaaacattgaaAACAGAGATAGAACAGGTAAAGTTGATAATAAAGTGTACTAAAACAGCTGATGAACTTGACACATTGTTACAAGcatcaaaaaatgaagtaaTAATACTAAACGAAAGATTGAACAATAAAAAGGAAGAGATAAATCATCTCCATATTAGTAATCAACAACTTAAGGACACTCTTAAGGAGTCAATAGAGGACCTTAATACTGCATTACAGTCATCAAGAAATGAAACCCATGTTTTGATGGACAAACTCGACAAAAAGGATGAAGAGATCGAAAAATTCAGTACCAGCAACAGAAGTTTAAGCGACAAGTTGGATAATCTTTTTGAACATAATCTTAACCTCAAATCACAACTGCTTACATTACTTGACCCACAACAGGCAACTCAAGTAAAAACACAGGACAAATTCACCTTACAGAAGGCAGATACCTCACACCTTGAAGAAGAATATGTCCCAAAAGTTCTTCTGATTGGTACCTCAAACACTAAAGgaataaaagaagataaagTAACTAATGCAGTCAAAATTCACAAatcaattcaatacacaatagACGAGGCAACTACTTACATCACACAATACGAAGAACAACCAAATCTAGTAATCCTGCACATTCTTACAAATgatctaaaaaaatatgaacctACAACATGTGTTGACAAATTAATGCACCTAGTGCACCTTATCGGACAAAAATGGACTCAAAGTAAATGTCTGATATCACTAGCTACACCTAGAGCTGACGATATTAACCACCACACTAATGGTGTGATCATAAATGCCTtgatcaaacagaaaatatcgAATTGTCACCATGTTACGGTTGTAGAACACACAAACATGCTATCAGGAGGAAACACCATGATGACACTATTGTCTGATGACAAATATCACCTGAACGACAAAGGAACCTCAATACTGGCAAACAATCTGAAACACGCAATACATTCAACCCTGAATATAACAATACAGCGTAACAGAAGCAGATCCAGAAGTCGCAACACAAACAGTAGACAAGTAGGACGTGGACGTGGTCGTGGCCGTGGCTTAATGGGACCCGCACCTcataaataa